One Sesamum indicum cultivar Zhongzhi No. 13 unplaced genomic scaffold, S_indicum_v1.0 scaffold00429, whole genome shotgun sequence genomic window carries:
- the LOC105180227 gene encoding uncharacterized protein LOC105180227, which translates to MRSGLKPWIVVCVVVAVAVNLLNGVVAEPQVPCYFIFGDSLVDNGNNNNIQSLARANYLPYGIDFPDGPTGRFSNGKTTVDVIAELLGFDDYIPPYASARGEQILRGVNYASAAAGIRSETGQQLGARIDFTGQVNNYKDTVEQVVNILGDEDSAANYLSKCIYSIGVGSNDYLNNYFMPLYYSTSRQYSPEQYADILIQQYSQQIRTLYNYGARKFALIGVGQIGCSPNALAQNSPDGSTCVQRINGANQIFNNKLRALVDEFNSDAQDAKFIYINAYGIFQDLIENPSAFGFRVTNAGCCGVGRNNGQITCLPLQTPCQNRDEYLFWDAFHPTEAANIIVGRRSYSAQKASDAYPFDIRRLAQLFDHCFFSNTPSLNHPPFIFYSAKMTHSNNINVCFLFLLFIASTLQTIVVGEPKVPCFFIFGDSLVDNGNNINRNTTAKVNYFPYGIDFPGGPTGRFNNGRNIADIIAELLGFDKYIAPFANATNQDILRGVNYGSGGSGILEETGHLFGDVINFKEQLSNHEVVISRVARLLGSESVAKQHLSRCIYSVGMGNNDYLANYLPQYHSKTTPYTPRQFASLVIAQYSKQLRRLYDAGARKVAVFALGKLGCIPQQLAAYGASDGSSCVETSNNVVKSFNEYLKILIHYLNSNLADAKFVYTQDTSDSESYGNISNLSEPCCGVSAEDGQCVAGSAPCSNRDAYLFWDAFHPTEAASLLSAKIAYDHMSPLFAEPESDAVASY; encoded by the exons ATGAGAAGTGGGCTTAAGCCATGGATTGTGGTGTGTGTGGTTGTGGCTGTGGCGGTGAATCTCCTTAATGGGGTTGTGGCGGAGCCCCAAGTTCCATGTTACTTCATATTTGGTGATTCACTGGTGGACAATGGTAACAATAATAACATTCAGTCCTTGGCCCGGGCTAATTACTTGCCTTACGGGATTGATTTTCCAGACGGGCCGACTGGGAGGTTCTCCAATGGTAAAACTACAGTTGATGTCATCG CGGAGCTGCTAGGCTTTGACGACTATATTCCGCCATACGCCAGTGCACGAGGCGAACAAATACTCAGGGGAGTGAACTACGCATCTGCTGCTGCTGGAATTAGATCAGAAACTGGCCAGCAATTG GGTGCTCGAATCGATTTTACTGGGCAAGTAAATAACTACAAGGACACAGTTGAACAAGTGGTGAACATACTAGGTGATGAAGACTCTGCTGCCAATTACTTGAGCAAGTGCATATACTCAATTGGAGTGGGCAGCAATGACTATCTTAACAACTACTTCATGCCTCTCTACTACTCAACTAGCCGTCAGTACTCGCCTGAACAATATGCCGATATCCTCATTCAACAGTATTCCCAACAAATAAGG ACTTTGTACAACTATGGAGCTCGGAAGTTTGCTTTAATTGGAGTGGGGCAAATCGGGTGCAGCCCGAATGCGTTGGCCCAGAATAGCCCGGATGGCTCTACATGCGTGCAAAGAATTAACGGCGCAAATCAGATATTCAACAACAAGCTGAGAGCATTAGTTGATGAGTTCAACAGCGATGCACAGGATGCAAAATTTATCTACATTAACGCATACGGAATTTTCCAGGATTTGATTGAGAACCCTTCAGCCTTTG GTTTTAGGGTGACAAATGCTGGATGCTGTGGGGTGGGGAGGAACAATGGGCAAATAACATGTCTCCCTCTACAAACTCCATGCCAAAACAGAGATGAATACTTGTTTTGGGACGCATTCCATCCCACAGAAGCTGCAAATATCATTGTCGGCAGGAGGTCATACAGTGCTCAAAAGGCATCAGATGCATATCCCTTTGATATTCGCCGCTTGGCTCAACTC TTTGATCACTGCTTTTTCTCCAATACACCATCACTCAATCACCcacctttcattttttattcagcAAAAATGACACACTCTAATAACATTAATGTCTGCTTCTTGTTTCTACTATTTATTGCAAGTACATTACAAACTATCGTTGTTGGCGAACCCAAAGTTCCATGCTTCTTCATTTTCGGAGACTCGCTGGTTGACAATGGCAACAACATTAACCGGAATACGACGGCTAAAGTCAATTACTTCCCTTATGGGATTGATTTTCCAGGTGGCCCGACTGGAAGATTCAATAATGGTCGAAATATAGCAGATATCATTG CTGAACTATTGGGCTTCGACAAGTACATCGCCCCGTTTGCCAATGCTACAAATCAGGACATCCTCCGAGGAGTGAACTATGGATCCGGCGGTTCTGGAATTCTTGAGGAAACAGGACACCTCTTC GGCGACGTGATCAATTTCAAGGAGCAATTATCGAATCACGAGGTTGTGATTTCGCGCGTGGCGAGGTTACTAGGAAGTGAAAGTGTGGCAAAACAACATTTAAGTAGGTGCATATATTCAGTTGGAATGGGCAATAACGATTACCTGGCCAACTATTTGCCTCAATACCACTCCAAAACCACCCCATATACTCCACGCCAGTTTGCTTCACTTGTCATTGCCCAATACTCAAAGCAGCTCCGA AGGTTGTACGATGCCGGCGCAAGAAAAGTAGCCGTCTTTGCACTTGGTAAATTAGGCTGCATCCCACAGCAGTTGGCGGCCTACGGCGCCTCCGACGGCTCCTCCTGCGTGGAAACCAGTAACAATGTCGTTAAAAGTTTTAACGAATATCTCAAGATTCTCATCCACTATCTTAACAGCAATCTCGCTGACGCCAAGTTCGTATACACACAAGACACCTCCGACAGTGAATCATACG GTAATATCAGTAATTTGAGTGAGCCGTGTTGTGGTGTATCGGCAGAGGACGGGCAATGCGTTGCGGGGAGTGCTCCGTGCAGCAACAGGGATGCGTATTTGTTCTGGGATGCATTCCACCCGACGGAGGCTGCATCGTTGCTGTCTGCCAAAATTGCGTATGATCATATGTCTCCACTGTTTGCTGAACCTGAATCTGATGCTGTTGCTAGTTATTAG